In a single window of the Pleurodeles waltl isolate 20211129_DDA chromosome 4_2, aPleWal1.hap1.20221129, whole genome shotgun sequence genome:
- the TIMM29 gene encoding mitochondrial import inner membrane translocase subunit Tim29 — MAGVLRFAGRRACSSAAKVATESGIGEAAAPPKKKRLERIGIWIKSLMHDYAEACRDIGVGVKERPGKAAVYLSLLTGAGICNYNTPCEMSFQSSLLDAVGTLLLLSPWTRNGCSEGHVQRLVTLRNQGRLRYRSLVFFAVIYEAPYDQDCNLYEAQCKHLLPRLLDFHSRVCDVGFLGRWWVLDSKMKEFDVNDDEFKYLPVHLQTISAKDLHSEENEKLFDEKYKAVLMPE; from the exons ATGGCGGGGGTCCTGCGGTTTGCAGGTCGCAGAGCATGTTCCAGTGCCGCCAAGGTTGCGACCGAGTCCGGAATAGGGGAGGCTGCAGCGCCGCCCAAAAAGAAGAGGTTGGAGAGGATTG GTATTTGGATTAAAAGCCTAATGCATGATTATGCAGAGGCATGTCGAGATATTGGAGTGGGCGTCAAAGAGCGTCCTGGAAAAGCTGCAGTTTATCTCTCCCTTCTTACCGGAGCAGGCATTTGTAACTACAACACCCCCTGTGAAATGTCTTTTCAGTCTAGTCTCCTGGATGCTGTTGGAACCCTCTTGCTCCTCTCTCCCTGGACCCGGAACGGGTGCTCTGAGGGCCACGTACAGCGGTTAGTAACTTTACGTAACCAGGGCCGCCTTCGCTATCGGAGTCTGGTCTTCTTTGCTGTCATATATGAGGCCCCCTATGACCAGGATTGTAACCTATATGAGGCCCAGTGCAAGCACCTCCTGCCTCGGCTACTAGACTTCCACAGCCGGGTGTGCGATGTGGGCTTTTTGGGGCGCTGGTGGGTGTTGGATTCCAAAATGAAAGAATTTGATGTCAACGACGACGAGTTCAAGTACCTCCCTGTCCACCTTCAGACTATCTCTGCCAAGGATTTGCATTCAGAGGAAAATGAGAAACTCTTTGATGAGAAATACAAGGCTGTCCTTATGCCAGAATAG